The Glycine soja cultivar W05 chromosome 4, ASM419377v2, whole genome shotgun sequence genomic sequence ctattaattattaatgttgaTTTGACTGTAGGAAGGAATATAAACCAGTCAAATAAGTTTAACTTTCATTTAtgacaaaaaaagaatattattatcTAGGTTTGACTAGTTTATTTAAATAGGTCAAAAGTAGGGTTTCAATTTGATTTCGTTATAAAGTTTGAGGGTTTCAAAAGAATATTCTTTTagtaattttattcttaaaatttttatttattaatttaataattaccaAACACTTTCATATTAGAAAgtgaagtaaaataataataagatatacttatttataattttaaattcatatagATGTTAATGTTGGTGACAAAATCTTTGatgataaaatgttatttttttttaaaatattatatttatttaaaagtgactattgaaatttatattatatatatatatatcatttatctAATGACAATAAACAGGTTATAAGTCGTATGACATCTATTCATCCCACCACTACTTCCTTTCTTGTAGTATGGTGTTGTAATTTGAAACATAAatgtctttaataaaaaaaataaaaatctcttttgctttctcttcaatttctttCTGGTTTCTCTCATGCTAAACCCTTAAAATCTATCTTTTTCTCAACTTTTTTTGTACCTAAATCGTCTCTTTCAATCTTCTCTTTTTCCATTATCCAAGATAGAGATAGAGGGCACTAGTTGCTTCTCAGAAAATAAGACGCTTTTATAGAGACTTCTGCGTGTATCACGCCCATGAAAGACTTATCCTCAAGGAGAGAACGTAAAGAAGAATGTTCAAATAACTaggtcttttaaaaaaaaaaccaagctCGTTTATCCCCTTTGGTTGAAAACCAACTCCGAGGAGTCTGTTCATGTGAGGACCGAGTAAGCCATAGCAGATATAGAGTGCTTCAATGCATTGACCCCATTTGATTGTTAAACCCAAACCGTTTACAAAGCACTTAGCAATCTCTAGAAACAAGGCTCACGGAAGAAACAGTAACCTAAATTACATCCTCTTGAGCTTCTTATTTCTAGAACTTCGGCTTCAGAAGGTGTGAagtcattttttctttaataataaacaaaaactgCATATAGCATAGCATAAATTTCATAACCATTAAATACTATAAACTATCTGATACGCCAAAAGATAGTCAGATCCATGTCCACGGCAGAGAATAAAAAGGCATCCTAGTGAAATAAGAAATTTacaccttgaaaaaaaaaaaaatatgaccagCATCTAATCTTCCACAGAGGGGGGAGTATACGACATTGCTAAGTAGACAGTGCTGTACACATGCAGACAGCAACTAATGGGGCTTGCTCCTTCACATTGACCAATCACAGTGGTACAAGGACGCACCATTTCTCCACCACAAAATATTCCAGACACTGGCACTCCTGGAAAATTCTCCAAGAAAGGGGAGCTATCAACATTCTGACGTCCAAAGAAGGATTCACCACGGCTGTAACAAGCAAAAATAATACCCCCAAAAACATTGGTAGCGTTGTCTCCATCACCCTTGGAActcttggattttttttccaGTTTAATACTCTTGAGAGCATCATGGACCTTGGTTAATGAAGCTAAGGCAATATTTGGATCTGAATAGTAGAACTGAAAGAAATCTCCTGTTTTTATGCCAATGCCGTCAACATATAGATACTCTTCATCACCTCTGTCCAAAACATGAAAACTTagacttttcttttaaaaacaggGTTGTTTACAATAACCTGCTTGCTTATAATAAACGGGGGGGAGGGTAGGGGTCAGATAAGAGGAAAAAATCACACCAATGGTGACAATTTCGCTTAGATATGTTTTTAAAGTCCAGGGATTGCAAGTATACCAATAATTTTATGAGAACGTAGGGAAACGAAATTTGATTATCTAATGGACCATGTCCAAGCCACAAGAAAAGAAACcaatataaacattttaaatgGCTGTCACAAGCTAATACCAATTTCATTTCTCAAGCATCTTTCTCCTTGTTTCTGTCTGGGCACCATTTTTCTCAAAAAGtaaatttgaaaagaattatttaaataataaaataataccaTCTATCACAAAAATAGcttatacttttaattatctTCAAAAGTCAGGGTGTCTGTATTTCATTCTGGACATAATCAATGTCACATAGGATAGTATAAAAAAGAATGTAGGAAATCATGCATGCATGCAAGTCTTTTTTGAAAGAATGTGTTCAGAGTAACAATTACAATTGTAAATACACCAAACAACAGTGATTGCTTCTAGTTCCATACACTCAACATCCAATCTGAAGTACAATGATATAATTATACACTTTGCCAATCCTGCCATGGTTTATCAACATAACACATGATTCCCTTAAAGGATAAACCGAATTTTTAAGACGGACATTAAAAATTCAACATCaccaaatttgtaaatttaGACTAGTATACCGTTTAGTTTATTGATCTGCTTATAAGCAACTGTAATTCATCACCTATTATTCAAACTAGCTTAACCAAAATTATTATCAGCTGTTGAAAATGACAGTGGATGGAATAATGGGTTTATTAAGTATAATTTATAAGCTATAGCACACTAAAAGGTAGTTGTAGCAAAATATCTTCCTACCAATTcagtctttttttaaaaaaataaaatataattcttcaAACGAATCcagagaatgagagaaaaattaaCGTTGATGAGGAAGTAGAACATCTACACAGGAGTAGTTTTATATCATACCCCACAACTCCATGATATGAAATACAAGTTCTTGGCATTGGCTTCTCTGCTCCAGTGGATAATTTCCTATGTTTAATTACCCCAATGTGCAAATCAGGAGACTCAACATGATTGTCCAGCTGCcacattttttaaagttaagaaaataaaaaccatatgtaggaaaaaatggaaaagaaaaataacaatcacaagcacaaaatatatatcaaattagTTTTACAAAACTTCCAAGTTGATATGAAGCTTTACcaccaaagaaaaataatagtaacATCAACCTATATTATCTCTTCTTTTCTACAAAAAAAACTAGCATATCAAATTTAATACCCAAGTGCGTCACATGACATTTTCCATAACCCATCAAGATCAGTAAGCATCAAGCCATCAACACATACAGACTGTTACTCCTTCAAGAAAAATATACTGACAGAATACAAAAAAACCAGCCAGGTAATAGTTTGGGATGGTTTAGATGCTCAACTAAGCTATTTGCTGTTTTGGCACAACGAAGTTTTTAGCTTCAATTTCCTccaaacaattttcaaaaatcaTGTTGAGCTATTACATTATCATCCACATAGAagttgaagaaaagaaaatagtttaAGATAGAACACAATATAATGTTGGTTTTATTAGAGAATATCAAATACCTAGTTAGTTACAATCTAGCTACAGTAGAGTCATAGTTAGAACAATTAGTTAGTTGTAGAGGTTTGAAGGATGGTTTTGGCTTTAAATGGGAGGAGGGGTAGAAGGAAGTGGTACTCAAAATTGTTAGCAATGAGAAACAAAGCAGTGGCACTCCCAACGCTACCAATCACCAGCAGCATACCAAGAATTCATTaataagagaaaaacatgtacACCAGATGgtgtgggggggggggcggGATGGGGAGGCATAAACCAAAACCCGCCAAAACCAACTCTAAGTAAATCTGtaggaaggaaggaaaaatCTATTCTTATTGAATTCGTGTGATATGAAATGAGGTATGGTATCCCACCAACAAGAATGATCAATACTAGTTCCATGTGAGGCTAATCTGTCTGCACAttacccaaaaaaaatttaacttaaaaataagcaACTTTTAAGCttataaatttttagaattacCAAATagattttactttaaatttagaactcttatttttaactttaaagtATAAGTTCCATGGAAGTCAAGCCAAACACTACCTTAGTGGGAACACGAATGACCCACTCAAAGCAGCTTTTTTCCAAATTTCTTCATAACTTAATGTGTTTAATATAGAGCTTCATTAATAACTACTAACCACTCTTTGGGCACACATAACCATGAAACTAAAAGATACAaccattcaaaaaaaaattttcaaaactttgtgtATTGAAGGAGAACATATAATCATCCATCAACATGAAATAGTAATAAGAAACTTGGGAGAACCTGTTAGGCTCATATCAGCTGGGGAAAAAGAAATAGTTGAGCAATTGGCTCATGGGCCTAAAGTTTGGAAGAAGTTTTCTAGAAGAATTAAGAAAATAGGTCAACAGGGGTAGGGTGCCGAGCTGGACAGTCAATTATGCAGAGGTGAAATGTGAAGGGGAATATTTGTAGAGGGGGTAGGAGAGAGAGGGTTTATCATTGGGAATTGTCATCTTTGAGTGAGCAGGGAGCATCCCTGAGGTGCATTGCTCAGGTtgttaaaccttttttttttatcaaataatactCCTTTTCGCTTCCTTTCATAGTCTCTGACAGAACCACACCAGAAAAGCTAACCGTTGTAGTTGGAAAACCCAATGCCTTATAAACCCCACACTAGAATCCCATACTTCCAAAATAGGACTAAATTACTAAAAGTCCCGTACCCTGCAATTAGATCCTAACCAACAGCCACTCGCAAATTTCTTCATAAGGATATTTTTATCTGTTAGGTGAAATCTAATGGTCATTCTTTATAAATAAGTTTTGACTAGTTCttaacaattttcaaaaaatttcttGACAACATGAATTGTAATTTTGCCCAAAAAATATGCAAATAGTTGCGCACCAAATTGTTGATATCAAGTAGAATACTCTGACCATCAAGATTTTCCTGTTGCCCTTCCCTCCTAGCAGTTAGCCATGTTGAACAATCAGCATTGTTTGATTTAACTGAGGCTGCCTTGTATCTGGGACCCACAGTTGAAACACCATTTGACAATGCAACATGAAACCTAATAGTTCCTGTAACGAAATGAATCCATAACAGAGATGAGTAACTTGTAAAAAActgcaataaataaattaaaataaaaagacttgTAAGTGTAATATCATGCCATGCAACTCTGGAAACAATCAGGatagtaaaataatatacaagaCAGACTATTATTCAACTTGTTCAcacaaagaagagaaggaagcatgaaaaaaaaaatcagggtCGTAGACTAGTAGCTTTTTAGACTAGTGGCACCTCTCCTATGATGCATGGATATTCCAAAATTGGTGATATATTTGAAtccaatattgatatttttttttttggaaaggtGAGCTAAGGAATGGCGAAGAGATAGGACACCTCCTATCTCAACCATCATAAGCACACCTGAAGATTATATTAATACCCAAAAAGATGAAACAAGAAagcatgggggggggggggcaacaACCAAAACCCATGCCTAAAAATACATAGACATggctctctctctatctcttgtgtgtgtgtgaatacCCACAAATTATCTCTCTCAACACATATTATGACACTTACAATCTTGTCCAGCTCATAATCAATGCACAACACGTGGaggaatttaatttgtttttcagaCACATATGGGTAAACAATTTAGTTAAGCTTTTATACAATAAGATCTTGCCAAGAGTGTTTGGTTCAGCTTATTTTGGAGAAATAATCACTTATTTTGCCAACTTCCTCAGGCAAAATGGCCATACTCCTAACAATAAATGCTTAATAGTAATTATTGCATTCTACAACAACGAAAGACTTACACACTAAGTGAGGTTAGCTACATGAATCACAAGACACCATTGGGTTCAATTAAAAGCCAAATTCTCGGAGATCTTATTTAAAATGAGATCCCTTTTGTTAATgttcaaagagaaagaaaaaaaagagagtgaaTTTTGAGAAACTGAAATTATGATTTCATTCCCAACTGAACTCTGTTACAACTGAGTTTTTATATGTTCAGATAAGCTTGCACAGCAAGTCTCTCTGACAGTTATTGCAAGCTGTCACTGGACAGCTGGATGACTAACTACCACTCTCACTTACTACTAGCACACTTACTAAGCTCACTAGCCGAGTACAATACTCACACCTTTTAACAACTTCCTCCAATGTAGTTGGTCTCCTTTGACCCCTTTTTAGAGGGCTAGAAACCATGCAAGCTACTCTCCTCACTGGTGCATTTGACGGCCTTTTTTGCATGTGTCCAAACCACCTTAACAGATTTTCTATCATCTTTTCTTCAATAGACATCACACCAATATCTCCTTGTATACAATCATCACGTATCTTATCCTTTCTTGTATGACCACGAATCCATCTTAACATTCTCATTTCTCCTATCCCCCACCTTTTTTCTCTTGTCCCACTAAAGCCCAACATTCACCATCATGTGAGTATGTTCAATTTCACACCAAGGCCAGAatagccccccccccccccccccccccctccaaaaacaaaaaagcaatAAGAACACCAAActgtattttttaaagataacaaACAATGAAAGCAATTGCATTATTAACCTCTATCCGCTTTTGAGAGAGCAAAATAAAGGATATTTACAGGCATGTCTAATCAAACTTGAAGGGAATCCTTACTTGTCTTTTCTTAAAACTTATTTGATTTacaatacatttttctccatcataaactatatatattcatGAAAGAACAACAGTTGTCACCCGAGATCCTTCAAGGAATAAAAGACAATGCATTCCTCATCAATGAAATAGGATAGTATGCACTGTAGCAGTTACATGAATGTCATGCATCAGGTGGCAAGGGCTACCAAAAAGATAACAAGACATACCCAAAGACCTGTTTCTGTCCCGAGCAAATACAAGAGCAACAGCTTCTATGTTTCCTTTTTTACTACAAATGATTCTAGAATCATTCCCACTTTTGTGTACAAAGTCAAAGGAGCCTCTCTCATCACCCACAATGACCGTGTCCATAGGCATGGCATGatctgaaataaaaaaagacatcATTTTGGAAAAAAGCACGAGCCTGTGGCAATTGGGTGTAAATTGAAGTCATGCTCTCAATTACAGAACTAATACAGCAGTACAATACAGTTGCCCCATCTAAATTCAAGTATCAAATTGCCATTATGTATCCCATAGACAttatgaaacaaaatattttagtaataaCAGGCAGCAATAtctttaagtaaaataaaacagtGCGCGTATAAACCCTAAGAAATCATTTCCTTCCTTACTCTTTTATCACACACTAATAAAGAGATAATCAGATAAACCATAGTCTACCAAGCAAAACCCCAATTTCCGCTATTCTTTTCCTGATAAAGTATAAAGAGTAAATGAGAATATGAAGCAAAAGCATAATTAAGAAACACAATAACaagtataacaaaatatatgcatatAAGTATCACTCACCCAATTTCTCCAGAACCAATTTCATGTCACTGCTTGCTTCCTACGCAGCCAAATCAGAGTGTTAGAAACAGaactaagaaagaaaatattaataaaataaaatcaaaattagtaAATAATTGTGCAGCTATGAACTTACTCCAAACAATATAATCCCAACAGGGAATGGGCTACTGGAGACAGAGGCTGAATATTCCTTAATATCCTTTATGAAATTGTCAACCCATATTGCTTGCGTCTGATGTCAAAAATATGGAAAAGCGTAAAGCAAAGCCTTGTTTTAATCTAACTATTCAATATAGATTGTATCAACATAGTCAAAAGATGCAAAAGGGTGCAACTAAGGAGCTGAGGTGAGGCAAGTGCAGTGTGTCTTGCTGGTTGGGCTACACACTCACTTTTTTAGTGCCTTACATGCCTTTCTGGTTCAGAGTTCAGACAAGCATGACTATAGCATCTCATTTACAAATATGAAAAACCCAAAATACCTGGCTACCTAATATGCTAACAGTGAGGCTAAAAGAGGATCAAATAGTCACAATGTTAGTCTTCGGGACTCCTCTCTGTTTTGCAAATTGTGTAgttaattttttacaatatgGAAGATCAATGCTAGACAGCAAAATATTTACTGATATTTATTCTATATTCTTTAACACCTTTCTTCAGTGAGCCATCTCTAGCTTGGGTTTGTACAGGTATTCATTTTCAAAACGCCTTAATAGTTTATATTACATATTTCATTTTCTGAGAATGCACCAGTCCGAACTCTCAGAGGGAATCCACTACCTTTGTCGGCCGTCGCAAGGGCACTGCTTCAACTTTCAATCCAGGCAAGTACCCAACAGTCAAAACTAAGCCTTCGTTTATAAACCTCGTATACGATTCCTCGCCAAAGCCACTAAAAAGGGCACCCCATTTGACCTACATAAACCACCCTGCGTTTACTTGAGTTCAGCAAAATCTCTAGcacagaagaaaacaaacatcaaaaccCAACCTCTTTAAACTCATCGGTTACAGCATCCCTTCCCATAATACCACTCGCAACGGTAACAATAACAGGAATATTGGATCCCAACGACTGTCTAATCTGCAACATAAGCATTAAGTCAATTGCATAATACACAACCTAGAGAAAAGAGGTGTTAGGCGTTAATTCTTACAAGGCACAAAGTCTTGGCAGTGCTGAATCCAGTTCCGATATTGGCAATAGCGAAATGGGGTCGAATTGGCTCCGAAAGAACCTTGTGAACAACCTCGTTGACAGCATCCTGTTCGAGAGAACAACACTACAACGTTAACCGACGTCGTTCCTTATGTTTATTGCCGAACCCTAAAAGCGagaaatttgagaaaaaagagACTTACGGGGAGCGAAGGGTTGAGAGAAATCGCGGAAGAGAGTTTGGGGCGAGTGAGGATGCGATTGCAGAGAGAGTTCCATGATTTGCTGACGCAAGCTGCGGAAGCGAAATGCAGAGCAGGAAGCCTCGCTAGAATGTTCTGGAGAAGGTCCTCGTTGAGCATGCTCAGGTTCGTGTTCGCATCGGTTGAAGCTTTCACCTTCGTGCTCGATTTTCTTCGCGACGACGATGGCTTCTCCATTGCGGTTCGGCGCCACCACCACCTACGCCAACATCACGCTCCAACAAAACGCAACGGGGACGAAACGGCAAAACGTTTCGCACATGGGGTACATCTTGGGCCTTGGCCCAACAAAAATCTATCACTACAGCCACCGCATTTGAATCTGCACCTCCCAAATGATGCTGAATGGACAAAGATACCCCTAGAAAGGAAATAGTTGATCTAAAGCTTCTCATGTTTGAAACTTCACCTGTCGGCTATTTCAAAATAGGAAAAATACTATTCCAATATTTTGGGAGTGCACATGTATTCTAGAACAACTATTatggaatagaaaaaaattatttcctaaaAGATTATTCcaaaataggattttttttctattataaaatGGTTATTCTGAATACATTTACACTTCTAGAATAACTATtccataatagaaaaaaaaatcctattccAAAATAGTTTTTCCATAaagaattttttgtattatggaatgattattcttgaatacaTATACACTTCTGGAATAGTTGTTGCACAATAGAAAAAATCATATTTGGAATAGTTGTTCCAAAAGTGTTTGTATTCCATAATTGTTAttccataacaaaaaaaatcctattttgGAATAATTTTTCTAGAAAGAATTTTTTCTATTATGAAAAAGTTGTTCTAGAGTGTATATGTATTTTGAAATAGTCATTCTATAATAGAAAAAACatctatttttgaaaaaaaattatattccatAATAGTTGTTCCAGAAGTGTATTGTATTTTGGAttctaaacatttttaaaatgattattttggtATACAAATAGAGGCTAATATGGCTTCCCTTGCACTTTGACAAGGTTTTTGACAGAGCGATGAGTAATGGGAAGCGATGACACACAACAAAGAGGAGCAGAAAAAAGTGGAAGGACCTCGTGGAGAAGCATGCTCAGGAAGAGGAAGCAAAATGTCCCTAGCAACAGGTTGCAACCTTGCATGGTAGTTTgaggatattttaaaaatgggaGATGCAAGATTCAAATGCCTACTACCACCTTGGGTtcttttgtcttcttctttttttccctttcttcaCTAGGTTGTTGCTTTTTGCACTTCCCAAGTTGTTTCCTGcactttttttgaaatattttattggaATTTCGGATTGGTCATTGCAAAAGCCAAAAAGGGAGTACAttctaaaatgtaattttccaTTTAAGATTGATCATTCTAGAAGGCAAAAAGAGAATGCAAGAAGCAATTGGGAAGTGAGGAAACAATAACCTTCTCACTACTAGTAGTATCACCTTTTAAACCTTCACTTTTTCCAATGTATTTGTTGAGAAAAATGATTATACAcgaataatgtaaaaaattgtaCACTGTCAtctaattacaatttatcatgtataataaatttattgaattttatgataattactttaaaaattatattaatgataaattatgaTTGGACAATAATGTACAAgtattttacactattaatataTGACCATTAAACTCTTATTTATTTGTCAACACTTTAGTTCTTATCTCTTATCCAACACATTTTTGTCTTTCAATGAATTTGTTAAAGCCATCTTTTGAATCAGTGTCCAAACTATTAGTTTCTTTAGAAAACACTCCTTTACTCAGATTTGTTAACCTTAAGCAAGCTTTTTTTGTACAACACTTATTTATTGATATTCGTTGTAGGTTATTTTGGATCGTCTTGTTTTAACTTAGGTTTCCTGTAGATAAGTATTGATCCTAAAGGAAaaacaaaggaaagaaaaagaagcataGAATAGGCCAAGGCTTTGGcatgtttattttctaataggaGGATGCTTTTTGTGTTGTAGCTAGTCTTAGGATTGTTAGTATTAGTAACATATGTACCTGAGTTGCTATTGTTTATTTGTTGTGCATTATTAGGATGCTCTTTGTCTAGAAGGTGCATCATTGAACGCCTTAGTTCTTGATCCCTAAACCATCATCCTCTTTTTTCTATGCACATCCTTTTTTAGGTCATctagtgaatttttttatattcaatttcaaaaactaGTGTGAGACTCGTGCaactacaatttaaaaaaaaaacaaaaacaaaaacagagagagaaaaggtaaaagaaaaaagtaagaaaaaatattgataattctATTCACCAAACACGTGACACATGACTAGAcagtttaatatattttgagatAATATCTTACTAAGACTTGAAGAAggaaagataataaataaaaaaaaaaactagggtgACTGATGGGAATCTTAACAAGATGACACGCCCACCAAACAATAAATGTTTGGATGACTAGGAGTATTTGTTTTTAGATGGTACATTATCATGTCATGCTCGGTTTGTCACGCCaactaattttgttaaatattagaataaataaaGATGGAGGACCTAATTTTAAATGAGAGAATTTAAAGTACCCAATTAAGGAATCAAAATTGGAGAgattaaaatcatataattacAGTAcctaaaacacaaa encodes the following:
- the LOC114409957 gene encoding F-box/LRR-repeat protein At5g63520-like yields the protein MEKPSSSRRKSSTKVKASTDANTNLSMLNEDLLQNILARLPALHFASAACVSKSWNSLCNRILTRPKLSSAISLNPSLPDAVNEVVHKVLSEPIRPHFAIANIGTGFSTAKTLCLIRQSLGSNIPVIVTVASGIMGRDAVTDEFKEVKWGALFSGFGEESYTRFINEGLVLTVGYLPGLKVEAVPLRRPTKTQAIWVDNFIKDIKEYSASVSSSPFPVGIILFGEASSDMKLVLEKLDHAMPMDTVIVGDERGSFDFVHKSGNDSRIICSKKGNIEAVALVFARDRNRSLGTIRFHVALSNGVSTVGPRYKAASVKSNNADCSTWLTARREGQQENLDGQSILLDINNLLDNHVESPDLHIGVIKHRKLSTGAEKPMPRTCISYHGVVGGDEEYLYVDGIGIKTGDFFQFYYSDPNIALASLTKVHDALKSIKLEKKSKSSKGDGDNATNVFGGIIFACYSRGESFFGRQNVDSSPFLENFPGVPVSGIFCGGEMVRPCTTVIGQCEGASPISCCLHVYSTVYLAMSYTPPSVED